The Syntrophales bacterium region AGAAAATAACAGGTTATGCTGATACTGTGAATGCGTTCTTTGCTCAGTACTCCGAACGGTTTGCGGTCTGGTACGGGGGGTTGAGCGAGATGGGTCAGGTGGGAGTTCTGGTCGGCGGGGCGATCGGCGTCATGATTCTCATCGCCCTGTTCGCCATTTCCCGGCTTACCCGCTGATTTCCCGCCTGCGGACAATCATCATGGAAGAGGCTTTGCCTCGTCGATCAGCATGATGGGGATCCCGTTGCGGATCTCGTAAAGCAGTCTGCATGCATCGCAGATCAGCCCATCTCCGGTCTCGTTGAGCCGGATGTCCCCCTTGCATCGGGGGCAGGCCAGTATTTCCAATAGTTCCTTGCTGATGGTCATTCATTCCTCTCTTTCTCTTCCGGTGCACCCAGGAAAACCGTGTACCCGATGACCAGGAAATGGTTGTTGATGCCGGTGTTCGGAGTCCTTGTGCCCCCGTTGGAAAGGTGCCGGATCCGATAGCCGATGTTCAGCGCCGAGTTCCTGCTGAAGGGGACATAGAAACCGCCTCCCGCCTCGCTGTCCATTACAAAACCCCTTGCCTGCTGCTCCGTGCGAACGGATATGAAGTGTGGGCCGCTGGAAACCGCCGCGTAGAAAAACAGGTTTCTCAGGAGGGGATAGACGTATTGGATCCCGATACCCAGTCCCAGCTCGTAATCCCCGGCGGGCTCGTGGACCGGTGTAAAGCGCGGCTCGGCGAAAACCGTGAACCGCCCCCGGTGTGTTCCGGGGATGCCGAGGAAACGGTTGATGTCGAGGCCGAAGTGGGCCGCCATGAGGATCGGCTCGTAGCTTCCCTCCGGAATCTTCCCGAAACCGAATCCTCCCAGCATGCCCGCCTCGGAAAGCCGGACGGGATAATCGATGCGATTCAGGCTGGTTTCCGGAAGCGGAGGCGTTATCATGCCCGACGATGGTTCCGCATTCCGTTGTGGTTCCGTTTCCGGGGCCGCCGGCTTCGATTTCGCGGGAGGGCTGCCCGGAACGAGCGTCTGATCCGGGTGAAACCCCGTTTCTCCGACACTGACCCACTGGCCGGGGCGGACGCGCACCCCCTCGATCCGGATCCGTCCCGTTGCCGCCGGAACGGAGGAGGAGATCCCGCCGGTCTCCCGGCCGGACGGGTCGGCGGATGCGCCGTCCGCTCCGCAGACGATGCCCATCAGCAACAGGATGGCCAGGAGGTATTGGAACCGGGCATGCCGGCATCGCCTTGTTCTCATCGAACTTCCCCCGGGCCGGCATATTTCCGGACGGCTTCCAGGACCATGTCCACGGAGATCTCCTTCATGCAGCGGCGGGTGTTGCAGGTCTTCTGGAAGCAGGGACTGCAGGGCAGCTCCGACCGGATCACCGTGTGGATCCTCCCATAGGGCCCCGTCCGGGCCGGTTCGGAGGCTCCGAAGAGGGCCACCACGGGCGTCCCCACCGCCGCGGCAATGTGCATGGGACCCGAATCGGGCGTCACCACGACGGCGGCCCGGCGATACAGGTGAGCCAGTTCCTTCAGGGTTGTCCTGTTCTCCAGGTTCAGTGCCCTTGTTTCCATCGCTGCCGCAATGCGGCCGA contains the following coding sequences:
- a CDS encoding Trm112 family protein, producing MTISKELLEILACPRCKGDIRLNETGDGLICDACRLLYEIRNGIPIMLIDEAKPLP
- a CDS encoding acyloxyacyl hydrolase; the protein is MRTRRCRHARFQYLLAILLLMGIVCGADGASADPSGRETGGISSSVPAATGRIRIEGVRVRPGQWVSVGETGFHPDQTLVPGSPPAKSKPAAPETEPQRNAEPSSGMITPPLPETSLNRIDYPVRLSEAGMLGGFGFGKIPEGSYEPILMAAHFGLDINRFLGIPGTHRGRFTVFAEPRFTPVHEPAGDYELGLGIGIQYVYPLLRNLFFYAAVSSGPHFISVRTEQQARGFVMDSEAGGGFYVPFSRNSALNIGYRIRHLSNGGTRTPNTGINNHFLVIGYTVFLGAPEEKERNE